A single region of the Mannheimia bovis genome encodes:
- a CDS encoding antA/AntB antirepressor family protein encodes MMNQSLNQILEIVANDHFQGVNARNLHQALKVGRDFSNWIKSRLHGANFIEEQDFIIVQNTTIGSPKLANQKGGNKKAVFDYFLSIDTAKHICLMERNEIGQAIRQHFINAEKALKQYAPKVHRNTLQATAKRLASIDHNHEMTEALQKHLIRQGKQPQAHHFINEQNLLNSLAIGGNFKAWKAEKGIKGKVRDYFNDEQLTLLTELEKTNAALLELDIDYSTRKKQLTALAHRLLQTN; translated from the coding sequence ATGATGAATCAATCACTTAATCAGATTTTAGAAATCGTAGCAAACGACCATTTTCAAGGCGTAAATGCCCGTAACCTACACCAAGCATTAAAGGTGGGGAGAGATTTCTCAAACTGGATCAAATCTCGTTTACACGGGGCAAATTTCATTGAAGAGCAGGATTTCATTATTGTTCAAAATACCACCATTGGCTCGCCAAAATTGGCGAACCAAAAAGGGGGAAATAAAAAAGCAGTATTTGATTATTTTCTCTCAATCGACACGGCCAAGCATATTTGCTTGATGGAGCGAAACGAAATCGGGCAAGCAATCCGCCAACATTTCATCAATGCAGAAAAAGCCTTGAAACAGTATGCCCCGAAAGTACACCGCAACACCCTACAGGCGACTGCCAAACGACTGGCAAGCATTGACCATAACCACGAAATGACGGAGGCACTACAAAAGCACCTAATCCGGCAAGGAAAGCAACCACAGGCACACCATTTCATCAATGAGCAGAATTTACTGAACAGCCTCGCCATTGGCGGAAATTTCAAAGCGTGGAAAGCGGAGAAAGGCATTAAAGGCAAAGTAAGGGATTATTTCAATGATGAACAACTGACTTTACTCACAGAGCTAGAAAAAACAAATGCGGCATTACTTGAGCTGGATATAGATTATTCCACACGCAAAAAACAGCTAACCGCACTTGCTCACCGCCTACTACAAACAAATTAA
- a CDS encoding terminase small subunit, with translation MTGLTPKQESFCLTYIETGNASEAYRQAYEAEGMKSETINRKAKELLDNGKITARIEELKAEHAERHKLTVDDLLRELEEARTLAKAKENPAAMAQATMGKAKILGFDKQLHEVKADLRELPSKINIIFTDEPEPQITG, from the coding sequence ATGACAGGACTTACACCAAAACAAGAATCTTTTTGCCTTACCTATATTGAAACAGGTAACGCAAGCGAGGCATACCGCCAAGCATACGAAGCGGAGGGAATGAAATCCGAAACTATCAACCGCAAAGCAAAAGAATTGTTAGACAACGGCAAGATTACGGCAAGGATTGAGGAATTGAAAGCCGAACACGCAGAACGCCATAAATTAACCGTTGATGACCTTTTAAGAGAGCTTGAAGAAGCTAGAACACTGGCTAAAGCCAAAGAGAACCCGGCTGCAATGGCACAAGCGACAATGGGTAAAGCAAAAATTCTAGGGTTTGATAAACAGCTTCACGAGGTAAAAGCCGATTTGCGAGAGCTACCATCAAAAATCAATATTATTTTTACAGATGAACCCGAGCCACAAATAACAGGATAA
- a CDS encoding terminase small subunit produces MPRIRTETLTEKQEAFCIAYLECGNILKAYQSVNTGSMKPHSMRARASEMMNDYRVFNELKQLIRARKAKGERLPKFRKGSLMAEWLESNNLKNDP; encoded by the coding sequence ATGCCAAGAATACGAACAGAAACCCTAACCGAAAAACAAGAAGCCTTTTGTATAGCTTACCTCGAATGCGGAAATATTTTAAAAGCCTATCAATCAGTGAATACAGGCTCAATGAAACCACACTCAATGCGAGCAAGGGCAAGCGAAATGATGAATGATTACAGGGTATTTAACGAGCTGAAACAGTTAATCAGAGCACGCAAAGCAAAAGGCGAACGCTTGCCGAAATTTAGAAAAGGCTCACTAATGGCGGAATGGTTAGAAAGCAATAACTTAAAAAACGATCCCTGA
- a CDS encoding ash family protein, giving the protein MYSAHVVAKSTTERGNSNNLYTADNSTPLNRAFFVRSLRTPKENALSVLLSMVGRNGQRLIVGCFPCIAVFHPVMLYRQAWKLAVVPNLIYTELSSMIYKFLLLGSQRLKITVHANNKAEALSRVQFTSKPLLVARLRNASSPRFEGVAYA; this is encoded by the coding sequence ATTTATTCTGCTCACGTTGTAGCAAAATCTACAACCGAGCGTGGAAACTCGAATAATTTATACACGGCGGACAATAGCACGCCTTTAAACCGTGCTTTTTTTGTTCGTAGCTTACGCACACCCAAAGAAAACGCATTAAGCGTGCTTCTCTCAATGGTAGGGCGTAATGGGCAACGTTTAATCGTTGGCTGCTTTCCGTGTATAGCAGTTTTCCACCCCGTTATGCTCTACCGCCAAGCGTGGAAACTTGCGGTAGTTCCTAATCTCATTTACACGGAGCTATCATCAATGATCTACAAATTCCTTTTACTAGGCTCACAACGCCTGAAAATCACCGTACACGCTAACAACAAAGCCGAAGCCTTAAGCCGTGTTCAATTTACCTCTAAACCGCTTTTAGTGGCTCGCTTACGCAATGCATCTTCTCCACGTTTTGAGGGGGTGGCTTATGCGTAA
- a CDS encoding DNA primase family protein, whose translation MSKPQNAPNVSKQPKGKPYEAYIIAGSNAWDKTKKQTVLEWTKSESDYQPIILGSKELREIDRLKLAVEVGTTSIYRAGTLTEAEKSAICQNLAKHSTAETVAFYDEALQLEENVSEYIARLRAEMGKDGGRVKAESDISISDNPTQKELLHAFLKWQPQPLARDTKLGINYLYNGIYWQALDNEMLERQIMAFFEEVDIDFSDRKITSLAKLVERKIPQMPDGSPDIIGFTNGKLNKHTGEFTAITKEDYLREVEDYEINPNSTDTPYFEQWLDFASNGNKNKREALLGALYAVLTNRHKWQLYFEVVGVAGAGKSIFGEIAKVINGRGNTTILDIGGFDEQTELAKIIGKSLVLSPEQPYYCGNADGLKRATGGEAVGVRLLYKQGIDYYPKIIFMYATNNVITFTDSRDGNQNSGHLRRKVTFYFGRKIPDDVRDDDFIEKVKGEIYGIIHRLLNTFPNPEQAREALLSHQKQGEAIEMQRESNHLISFATHFKIDNSKPISMRWGSTRTSLNESKALYKAYLFFCDCIGQKPLSLQHFKRAFPEALKASGEQAQIIEVMKTGNKTLNISYKDYQSTMDEWRDG comes from the coding sequence ATGAGTAAACCCCAAAATGCCCCGAATGTAAGCAAACAACCCAAAGGCAAGCCATACGAAGCCTACATCATAGCCGGTAGCAATGCGTGGGATAAAACCAAAAAGCAAACCGTGCTAGAGTGGACGAAATCAGAAAGCGACTATCAACCTATCATTCTAGGTAGTAAAGAATTGCGAGAAATCGACCGCTTGAAGTTGGCGGTAGAGGTAGGAACAACCTCAATCTATCGAGCAGGAACACTCACAGAAGCCGAGAAATCGGCTATCTGTCAAAACCTTGCCAAACATTCAACGGCTGAAACTGTAGCTTTCTATGATGAAGCTCTACAGCTTGAAGAAAATGTAAGTGAATACATTGCCCGATTGCGTGCGGAAATGGGGAAAGATGGCGGAAGAGTGAAAGCGGAAAGCGATATAAGCATATCCGATAACCCAACACAAAAGGAGCTATTACACGCCTTTCTGAAATGGCAACCACAACCACTAGCCCGAGACACTAAGTTAGGCATAAACTACCTTTACAACGGCATTTACTGGCAAGCACTCGATAATGAAATGCTTGAACGGCAGATAATGGCATTTTTTGAAGAAGTGGATATTGATTTTTCAGACCGAAAAATTACAAGCTTAGCTAAACTGGTAGAGCGTAAAATCCCCCAAATGCCTGACGGTTCGCCCGATATAATCGGGTTTACGAATGGTAAGCTAAACAAACATACAGGCGAATTTACCGCCATCACAAAAGAGGATTATTTACGAGAGGTTGAGGACTACGAAATAAACCCAAATAGCACCGATACACCGTACTTTGAGCAATGGTTAGACTTTGCCTCTAATGGCAACAAAAACAAGCGAGAAGCCCTATTAGGGGCGTTATACGCAGTCTTAACTAACCGCCATAAATGGCAGCTCTATTTTGAGGTAGTGGGTGTAGCCGGTGCAGGTAAATCAATCTTTGGTGAAATCGCCAAAGTGATTAATGGGCGAGGCAATACCACTATTCTTGATATCGGCGGATTTGATGAACAAACCGAGTTAGCAAAGATTATCGGTAAATCGCTTGTGCTATCACCTGAACAGCCATACTACTGCGGAAATGCAGATGGATTGAAACGAGCAACAGGAGGCGAAGCAGTCGGCGTTAGATTGCTATACAAGCAAGGCATAGACTACTACCCTAAAATCATTTTTATGTACGCGACAAACAACGTTATCACGTTTACGGATAGCAGAGACGGCAACCAAAACAGCGGACACTTAAGACGCAAGGTTACTTTCTACTTTGGGCGTAAAATTCCTGATGATGTACGTGATGATGATTTCATTGAAAAGGTCAAAGGGGAAATTTACGGTATTATTCACCGCTTGCTAAACACTTTCCCAAACCCCGAACAGGCAAGAGAAGCATTGCTATCACACCAAAAGCAAGGCGAAGCGATAGAAATGCAACGAGAGAGTAATCACTTAATCAGTTTTGCTACACATTTCAAGATAGACAATAGCAAGCCAATCTCTATGCGATGGGGTTCAACGAGAACATCACTAAACGAAAGTAAAGCACTCTATAAAGCCTATCTATTCTTTTGTGATTGTATCGGACAAAAGCCGTTATCACTCCAACACTTTAAAAGGGCATTCCCTGAAGCCCTAAAAGCAAGCGGAGAACAAGCACAGATTATTGAAGTAATGAAAACAGGAAATAAAACGTTAAACATCTCTTATAAAGACTACCAAAGCACTATGGACGAATGGCGAGACGGTTAG
- a CDS encoding type II toxin-antitoxin system RelE family toxin, whose translation MNKITFTGKADKQLSKIDSRYIQAILDAIEALVLFPDVQLDIKKLKGYINRFRLRVGRYRVIFEVQYGEPKIIEIQTIAKRDEQTYTH comes from the coding sequence ATGAATAAAATCACATTCACAGGGAAAGCGGATAAGCAACTCTCAAAAATTGATAGTCGATATATACAAGCCATTTTGGATGCAATTGAAGCACTTGTTTTATTCCCTGATGTTCAACTCGATATTAAAAAACTAAAGGGCTATATAAATAGGTTTAGGCTAAGAGTTGGACGGTATAGAGTGATTTTCGAGGTGCAGTATGGAGAGCCAAAAATCATCGAAATTCAAACGATAGCAAAACGAGACGAGCAAACCTACACACATTAA
- a CDS encoding helix-turn-helix domain-containing protein — MKPYQTIKDTNGKDLFVLVPVAEFEELTGAGKYNFPYDDETEQDLVEIEVDNDEFDDVTLPFEVVKIKLEQNINSLGAWRIYRNLSQQEVAEKTGLSQSAISQAERKGNRPQKRTREKLAKIYNCTPEQLAI; from the coding sequence ATGAAACCATATCAAACAATTAAAGATACCAACGGCAAGGATTTATTTGTGCTGGTACCGGTGGCGGAATTTGAAGAGCTAACTGGGGCGGGTAAATATAACTTCCCTTATGATGACGAAACCGAACAAGATCTTGTAGAGATTGAAGTAGATAATGATGAATTTGACGATGTAACACTACCTTTTGAAGTAGTGAAGATCAAACTAGAACAAAACATCAATTCATTAGGAGCGTGGCGAATTTACCGCAATCTATCACAGCAAGAAGTGGCGGAAAAAACAGGGCTTTCACAATCTGCTATTTCACAAGCTGAACGCAAAGGCAACCGACCACAGAAACGCACAAGAGAAAAACTGGCTAAAATCTACAACTGCACCCCTGAACAGTTGGCAATTTAA
- the srmB gene encoding ATP-dependent RNA helicase SrmB — protein MSELMTFEELDLSPQLLKALVKKGYSRPTAIQQATIPAALEGRDLLGSAPTGTGKTAAFLLPAIQHLLDYPRRKPGAPRILVLTPTRELAMQVAEQAEELAQFTNLSIATITGGVAYQNHGEVFNSNQDIVVATPGRLMQYIKEENFDCRAVEVLIFDEADRMLQMGFGQDAEKIAAETRWRKHTWLFSATLEGELLEDFSERLLNDPIKVDAEPSRRERKKIQQWYYHADNVEHKTKLLARLIGEFSIEKAIVFVRRREDVRELSDTLRKRGIRSTYLEGDMAQTQRNQAIARLKEGVVNVLVATDVAARGIDIDDVDFVINYDLPYSADTYLHRIGRTARAGKKGSAVSLVEAHDYKLLGKIKRYTEEALKPRIIEGLEPRTKAPKDGELNITSKKEKARIKKKKEVKKEAAKQKVKVRHKDTKNIGKRRKPSSEANLVK, from the coding sequence ATGTCCGAATTAATGACCTTTGAGGAGCTTGATTTAAGCCCTCAACTTCTAAAAGCCTTAGTAAAAAAGGGCTATAGCCGCCCAACGGCAATTCAACAAGCCACTATTCCAGCCGCACTTGAAGGGCGTGATTTACTGGGTTCTGCTCCAACCGGCACGGGGAAAACCGCAGCCTTCTTGCTGCCGGCGATTCAACATTTATTAGACTACCCACGTCGTAAGCCGGGAGCTCCGCGTATTTTGGTACTTACACCTACTCGAGAGCTGGCAATGCAAGTGGCGGAGCAAGCAGAAGAGCTGGCACAATTTACCAACTTAAGTATTGCGACCATTACAGGCGGAGTGGCGTATCAAAATCACGGCGAAGTCTTTAACAGTAACCAAGATATTGTGGTAGCAACGCCGGGGCGTTTGATGCAATATATCAAAGAAGAAAACTTTGATTGCCGAGCGGTTGAAGTGTTGATTTTTGATGAAGCAGACCGAATGTTACAAATGGGCTTTGGGCAAGATGCAGAGAAAATTGCCGCTGAAACTCGTTGGCGTAAACATACTTGGTTATTCTCAGCCACTCTTGAAGGGGAATTGTTGGAGGATTTCTCTGAGCGATTATTAAACGACCCAATAAAAGTAGATGCAGAGCCAAGTCGCCGTGAGCGGAAAAAAATCCAGCAGTGGTACTATCACGCTGATAACGTGGAGCACAAAACTAAATTGTTGGCTCGCCTTATTGGAGAATTTTCGATTGAAAAAGCAATTGTGTTCGTTCGTCGCCGTGAAGATGTGCGAGAACTAAGCGACACACTTCGCAAGCGAGGTATTCGTTCAACTTACCTTGAGGGCGATATGGCACAAACCCAACGTAACCAAGCGATTGCTCGTTTAAAAGAAGGAGTTGTTAATGTACTGGTAGCAACAGATGTAGCAGCTCGAGGCATTGATATTGATGATGTGGATTTTGTAATCAACTACGACTTACCATACAGTGCCGATACTTACCTCCACCGCATAGGGCGAACCGCTCGTGCCGGCAAAAAAGGTTCGGCGGTTTCGCTAGTAGAAGCTCACGATTACAAGCTGCTCGGTAAAATCAAGCGTTATACGGAAGAAGCATTAAAGCCGCGTATTATCGAAGGCTTAGAACCTCGCACTAAAGCCCCGAAAGACGGAGAGCTGAATATTACGAGCAAAAAAGAAAAAGCCCGTATCAAAAAGAAAAAAGAGGTAAAAAAAGAAGCAGCGAAGCAAAAAGTGAAAGTTCGCCATAAAGATACTAAGAATATTGGTAAACGCCGCAAGCCAAGCAGTGAAGCCAATTTAGTGAAATAA
- a CDS encoding GrxA family glutaredoxin: MFVEIYGRLSCPYCVRAKQLAEKMKTELSDFDFKFIDMIAEGLSKEDLEPRVGKPVATVPQIFVDNVHVGGCTDFQAFVKEKFGII; this comes from the coding sequence ATGTTTGTTGAAATTTATGGACGTTTATCTTGCCCGTACTGCGTGCGTGCGAAACAATTAGCTGAAAAAATGAAAACCGAATTAAGCGATTTTGATTTTAAATTTATTGATATGATCGCAGAAGGTTTATCAAAAGAAGATTTAGAACCACGTGTCGGTAAGCCTGTTGCAACCGTGCCACAAATTTTTGTTGATAATGTTCACGTTGGCGGCTGCACCGATTTCCAAGCCTTTGTGAAAGAAAAATTTGGAATTATTTAG
- a CDS encoding methionine/alanine import family NSS transporter small subunit yields MSTAAIITMVVAMAIIWGGLIFAIKSLPKEEQ; encoded by the coding sequence ATGAGTACCGCAGCAATTATTACAATGGTGGTTGCAATGGCGATCATTTGGGGTGGCTTGATTTTCGCAATTAAAAGCCTACCGAAAGAAGAGCAATAG
- a CDS encoding sodium-dependent transporter: MAAIGSAVGLGNIWRFPYTTYENGGGAFILPYIIALLTAGLPLLFLDYAIGHKYRGGAPLSFRRFSPKFETFGWWQVLINVIIGIYYAVVLGWAASYTYFSLNSAWGDKPVDFFVGEFLKMGDITQGVSFEFVGAVTGPLIAVWLVAIAVLALGIKKGISASSNILMPLLVVMFLILVGYSLTLPGAAKGLDALFTPNWEKLTDPSVWIAAYGQIFFSLSICFGIMITYASYLKPKTDLTGSGLVVGFANSGFELLAGIGVFAALGFMATAAGQEVNEVAKGGIGLAFFAFPTIINQAPMGALVGVLFFGSLTFAALTSFISVVEVIVSAVQDKLNAGRVKATLLVGIPMMVVSVMLFGTTTGLPMLDVMDKFVNQFGIVAVAFVSLVVIVTSEKLSTLERHINEVSSFKVGFIWRLCIVVTAGVLAFMLFSEIAKVYREGYEGYPSWFVNTFGWGMAIGLAVVAYLLSKLAWKNEPKGEL; encoded by the coding sequence ATGGCAGCTATTGGCTCTGCTGTCGGCTTAGGAAACATCTGGCGTTTCCCTTATACTACTTATGAAAACGGTGGCGGAGCATTTATTCTGCCATATATCATTGCATTATTAACTGCAGGTTTACCACTGCTATTCTTAGATTATGCTATTGGGCATAAATATCGTGGTGGTGCTCCACTTTCATTCCGCCGTTTCAGCCCGAAATTTGAAACTTTCGGCTGGTGGCAAGTATTAATTAATGTAATTATTGGTATTTACTACGCTGTTGTTTTAGGTTGGGCGGCAAGCTATACCTATTTCTCTCTTAACAGTGCTTGGGGTGATAAACCAGTTGATTTCTTTGTTGGCGAATTCTTAAAAATGGGCGACATCACGCAAGGTGTTAGCTTTGAATTTGTGGGGGCGGTAACCGGTCCATTAATTGCAGTGTGGCTAGTTGCAATTGCGGTGTTAGCTCTGGGGATCAAAAAAGGGATTTCTGCCTCTTCTAACATCTTAATGCCGTTATTGGTTGTGATGTTCTTAATCTTAGTTGGATATTCTTTAACTCTGCCGGGGGCAGCAAAAGGTTTAGATGCGTTATTTACGCCAAACTGGGAAAAATTAACTGATCCAAGTGTATGGATTGCCGCTTACGGTCAAATCTTCTTCTCGCTCTCAATCTGCTTTGGGATTATGATTACTTATGCTTCATACCTCAAGCCAAAAACAGATTTAACCGGATCAGGTTTAGTTGTAGGTTTTGCTAACAGTGGCTTTGAATTATTAGCGGGTATCGGCGTATTTGCAGCACTTGGCTTTATGGCAACTGCGGCAGGTCAAGAGGTTAATGAAGTAGCGAAAGGCGGCATCGGCTTAGCGTTCTTTGCCTTCCCAACTATTATTAACCAAGCCCCGATGGGAGCATTAGTAGGCGTATTATTCTTCGGATCATTAACCTTTGCAGCATTAACCTCATTTATTTCTGTTGTTGAAGTTATCGTATCAGCAGTGCAAGATAAATTGAATGCAGGACGTGTAAAAGCGACTTTACTGGTGGGTATTCCAATGATGGTTGTGTCAGTAATGTTGTTTGGTACAACCACAGGCTTACCAATGCTTGATGTAATGGATAAATTCGTGAACCAATTCGGCATTGTGGCAGTGGCGTTCGTATCATTAGTTGTGATTGTAACCAGTGAAAAACTCAGTACGTTAGAAAGACATATTAACGAAGTTTCTTCATTTAAAGTTGGCTTTATCTGGCGTTTATGTATCGTAGTTACCGCAGGTGTGCTTGCATTTATGTTATTCAGTGAGATTGCGAAAGTATATCGTGAAGGCTATGAAGGCTACCCAAGCTGGTTTGTAAATACCTTCGGTTGGGGGATGGCAATTGGCTTAGCGGTCGTGGCTTACCTACTTTCAAAACTCGCGTGGAAAAATGAACCAAAAGGAGAACTATAA
- a CDS encoding HlyC/CorC family transporter, giving the protein MDSIPLSSLFITLAILLVLSAFFSGSETGLMSLNRYKMRHLAEQGHKGAKLAEKLLARTDVLLSLILICNNLVNIAASAIATMIGMQLSGEKGVAIATGLLTFVMLVFSEILPKTIAATYPEKVGFFASFILTPLKKLLSPIVFFMNMIIAGLMKLLRIQQKDKQGLSAEELRSVVLDAGKFIPVEHREMLVSILDMEKVTVDDIMVPRNDISGIDIDDDWKAIMRQLNHAPHARVLIYKGDMDNNILGILRVREAFRLMLEKNEFTKEMLVRAVDEVYFIPEGTPLTTQLMNFKANKERIGLVVDEYGDIKGLVTLEDILEEIVGEFTTSSAPTLEQEVQQQSDGTVIIEGSANLRDLNKLFAWDLPIDEARTFNGLLLEHLEKIPDEGMEFELYNLKVTILEVAENMVKQAKVEHLAIKQLSVEE; this is encoded by the coding sequence TTGGACAGTATTCCCCTGAGTAGTTTATTTATTACCTTAGCTATTCTTTTAGTACTCTCTGCTTTTTTCTCGGGTTCGGAAACCGGCCTGATGTCTTTAAACCGTTATAAAATGCGTCATCTTGCTGAGCAAGGACACAAAGGTGCAAAATTAGCGGAAAAACTCTTAGCACGAACTGATGTTCTGCTCAGTCTTATCTTAATTTGTAATAACCTTGTAAACATTGCCGCTTCTGCGATCGCTACAATGATCGGTATGCAACTCTCCGGTGAAAAAGGGGTAGCTATTGCCACAGGTTTACTCACATTTGTGATGCTGGTTTTCTCTGAAATTCTGCCTAAAACCATTGCGGCTACTTACCCTGAAAAAGTGGGTTTTTTTGCAAGTTTCATCTTAACGCCTCTTAAAAAATTATTAAGTCCGATAGTCTTTTTTATGAATATGATTATTGCAGGCTTAATGAAATTACTACGTATTCAACAAAAAGATAAACAAGGATTAAGTGCTGAAGAGTTGCGTAGTGTAGTGCTAGATGCCGGAAAATTTATTCCGGTGGAACACCGTGAAATGTTGGTTTCTATTTTAGATATGGAAAAAGTTACAGTCGATGACATTATGGTGCCTCGCAACGATATTAGTGGCATTGATATTGATGATGACTGGAAAGCGATTATGCGTCAGCTCAACCACGCCCCACACGCCCGCGTGCTGATTTACAAAGGTGATATGGATAATAATATTCTTGGTATTTTGCGTGTACGTGAAGCATTTCGTTTAATGTTGGAAAAAAATGAATTTACTAAAGAGATGTTAGTGCGTGCGGTTGACGAAGTATATTTCATTCCTGAAGGCACGCCATTAACTACCCAATTAATGAACTTTAAAGCTAATAAAGAACGAATTGGTTTGGTGGTTGATGAATATGGCGATATTAAAGGCTTAGTAACCCTGGAAGATATTTTAGAGGAAATTGTTGGTGAATTTACCACTTCATCTGCCCCGACGCTTGAGCAAGAAGTTCAACAGCAGTCAGATGGGACAGTGATTATTGAGGGATCGGCAAATTTAAGGGATTTGAATAAACTATTTGCGTGGGATTTACCTATTGATGAAGCTCGAACATTTAATGGTTTGCTACTAGAACATTTAGAGAAAATTCCTGATGAAGGAATGGAATTTGAGTTATATAACTTAAAAGTTACTATTCTTGAAGTGGCGGAAAATATGGTTAAACAAGCTAAAGTAGAGCATTTAGCAATAAAACAACTTTCCGTAGAAGAATAA
- a CDS encoding cytochrome C assembly family protein, translating into MLLPVLAIAAYALTLLWVAPTLVNLESATENKKPNITLVFGLGLLAILLHCAVLYNQLWLIEGQNFTVTNVISLMSFIMAVCVTLALLKWKTAWFPLLIVYAFAICSVAVASFVQGSFIRNIEENAGFIFHLGIALFSYALFFLALIYAFQLKWLDHKLKSKKMFFCSILPPLMSVERHFFTLTLAAQAMLTLTLFSGVVYLHNFFEPEHIHKAIFSFLAWIVYNVQILGQWKLRWRGKRVLIYSISGMMLLTIGYFGSRLIVH; encoded by the coding sequence ATGTTACTTCCTGTTTTAGCTATTGCAGCTTATGCCTTAACATTGCTTTGGGTTGCCCCTACCTTAGTGAATTTGGAAAGTGCAACGGAAAATAAAAAGCCGAATATAACTCTTGTTTTTGGGCTTGGTTTATTAGCTATTCTTCTGCATTGTGCCGTGTTATACAACCAATTATGGCTAATAGAAGGGCAGAATTTTACTGTAACAAATGTAATCTCTTTAATGAGTTTCATTATGGCGGTTTGCGTAACTTTGGCGTTACTGAAATGGAAAACAGCCTGGTTTCCTCTTCTTATTGTATATGCCTTTGCGATTTGTAGCGTGGCAGTAGCCAGTTTTGTACAGGGGAGCTTTATCCGCAATATAGAAGAAAATGCTGGATTTATTTTCCACTTGGGCATTGCCCTGTTCTCTTATGCGTTGTTTTTCCTCGCCTTAATTTACGCGTTCCAATTAAAATGGTTAGATCACAAACTCAAAAGCAAAAAAATGTTCTTTTGCTCAATTCTTCCTCCCTTAATGTCGGTTGAACGCCATTTCTTTACTTTAACGCTTGCGGCACAAGCAATGCTTACGCTCACGCTATTTTCAGGTGTGGTTTATCTACATAATTTTTTTGAGCCCGAGCATATTCACAAAGCAATTTTCTCCTTTTTGGCTTGGATTGTTTACAACGTTCAAATATTAGGTCAATGGAAATTACGTTGGAGAGGAAAACGGGTGCTTATTTATTCGATTTCGGGTATGATGTTGCTCACAATCGGATATTTCGGTAGCCGTTTGATCGTCCATTAA
- the yceD gene encoding 23S rRNA accumulation protein YceD, giving the protein MQKVKLPLTIDPYKDAQRRVDYEGYISGELLTRLGESVCNVLSDAQVTLSLYIDPQRLTVIKGTAKIDVELDCQRCDNPFTQTLDCSFCFSPVSNMDQADILPEIYEPIEVNEFGEVNLLDMIEDEFILELPLVPMHSEEHCEVSAVEQVFGELPEELASKPNPFAILANLKKN; this is encoded by the coding sequence ATGCAAAAGGTAAAACTACCCCTTACAATTGACCCGTATAAAGACGCACAACGTCGAGTGGATTATGAAGGCTACATTTCAGGTGAACTTCTAACCCGCTTGGGTGAATCTGTATGTAATGTGCTAAGTGATGCACAAGTTACTCTCTCGTTATATATCGACCCACAACGTTTAACTGTAATTAAAGGTACAGCTAAAATTGATGTGGAACTTGATTGTCAACGATGTGATAACCCGTTTACACAAACGCTAGACTGTTCATTCTGTTTCAGTCCGGTGTCTAACATGGATCAGGCGGACATCTTGCCCGAAATTTATGAACCTATCGAAGTAAACGAGTTCGGTGAAGTAAATTTACTAGATATGATTGAAGATGAATTTATTCTTGAATTACCTCTAGTCCCGATGCATAGTGAAGAACACTGTGAAGTGTCCGCAGTCGAACAAGTGTTTGGCGAATTGCCGGAAGAGCTGGCAAGTAAACCAAATCCGTTCGCTATATTAGCTAATTTAAAGAAAAACTAG
- the rpmF gene encoding 50S ribosomal protein L32: MAVQQNKKSRSRRDMRRSHDALTTAAVSVDKTSGETHFRHHVTADGYYRGRKVINK, translated from the coding sequence GTGGCTGTTCAACAAAATAAGAAATCTCGTTCACGTCGTGATATGCGTCGTTCACACGATGCATTAACAACTGCTGCAGTTTCAGTGGATAAAACAAGTGGCGAAACTCACTTTCGTCACCACGTAACTGCTGACGGTTACTACCGTGGTCGTAAAGTAATCAACAAGTAA